GTAAAGATGTCTTCTTTCTTAAGTTCCCTTATTTGTTCTTTATAAGTAGGATTCCTAAATAACCAGGGCAGGGGAGTGATATTAGAGAGAAGCAAACAAAGCTCGGCATGTTCTAAAACTTGAGATTGTCTAAATATTACCGATTTTTCAGGACTTATACCTACGCTTAACCAGTCAATAACCATTTGCAGAATATTTTCCTTAATTTCTTGACGGTGTTCGTAGTTGGTAGTAAGAGCATGCCAGTCAGCCACCATATAAAAACAATGATACTTATCTTGAAGTTCTACCCACATCTTCAAAGCACCTAACAAATTTCCAAGATGAAGTCGACCGGTAGGTCTCATTCCACTAAGGACAAGGTCTTTATTTGCCAATTATTTCTCCTCCCACCAGGATAGAAGACAATCTTACTACCAAAGGCCAAATTACCTTAGTTAAGAGTCCAAAATAAAGCAATATAAAGAGAAGAATAATTCCATAAGGTTCTAATTTGCTATACCTAAACATATATTTCCAAGAAAATAACCCACTTATTATTTTAGAGCCATCTAAAGGGGGAATAGGAATCATATTAAAGACAGCCAGGATGAGATTAATTATTAATCCATTAAAACATAAATTACCTAAAAAGGAATGCCAGTCAAAGATATTTAGTCTTAAAAAAACTGCAAATATAATGGCCATTAAAATATTGACTAAAGGTCCGGCTAGAGCTACATAGATTATATCTCTTTTAGGGTGCCTTAAGTTATTAATATTTACCGGCACCGGTTTTGCCCAACCTAATATTACTGGAGCACCAATTAAAATTAAGGTTAGTGGCAAGATGATCGATCCTACTAAATCTAAATGGACTAAAGGATTAATCGTCAATCTTCCTTCATCAAAAGCAGTAAAGTCACCATGAAGAAAAGCTATATAACCATGGGCTACCTCATGTACTATTACCGCTGCCATAAAGATACCCAAAGAAATAAAAAAAGTAGTTATCTCCATGAAATCTCCAATTCTTAGACAATAAAATAACGAAAAATTTACTAAAAATTTACATAATTGTCAAGGACATACTTTATTTCTTCTTCTTTTTTACTAAGGCTTCCTTCTAATTTTTCCAACAAGATAGAGTGAATAATTTTAGAATAAAGCGGACCGGGTTTGACACCTAATTTTTTTAGATCTTCTCCATTTAATAGGGGTTTTATATTTTGGAGGTTAGCTAAAAAAGACATCACTCTCTTTTTAGCTAAAAGACTCTTTTCTTTGTAATATAAAAATTCTATCTTAGCTAAGATAAAGAAGATCGTTTCAAAAGTTACTTTAGTTAAATTATGGTACAAATAAGTATTTAATAATTTTTCCTCTGCCGTGGTAAGGATATCTATTAGCTTGTCTTCTATTTCCTTGGTCTTTTTAATAATGATGGTTTCTTTTTTGGTAAATTTAAACCTTTTTATAATTTCATTAAGTTGGTAATCATTTAAATCATCTATTAAAGCTAAAAAATTTATTAACCAAACCTTTAATTTATTACTTACCAGAACAATTTCAAAGTCAAATCTTATCTTATTGATTATTTCCAATAAGCTATTTAGTTTATGATCAGCTTTTATTTGAGAATGAATAAAGCTTAAAAGTTGAAGTTTTTCTAAGTGTTTAATGGCTTTAAAAGGCTTATCTTCGTTTAAGATTAAGATAATTTCATCCTTAACTCTTTGAGGACTCAAAAGAGCAGATAAATTTTCTCTAATTGCTTTCCTGATAAAGTTTTCTGTAGCCTCTTCAATCTGAAAATTAAGTCTTTTTTCAAGACGAATAGCTCTAAATATCCGTGTCGGATCATCTATAAAACTAAGACTATGAAGAATTCTAATCTTTTTTCTATCTAAGTCTCTCTTTCCTCCAAAAAAGTCAATTAAATTACCATAATAAGGAGCATTAAGTTGAATAGCCATAGCATTTATGGTAAAATCTCTTCTTTTTAAATCTTCTTTAATCAAGCCTTTCTTTATTTTAGGTAAAGCAGCTGGATATTCGTAGTCTTCAACTCTGGTGGTAGCAATATCTAATTTAAAGTCACCGGGAAGGGTAATCACCGCCGTGTTAAATTTTTGATGAGCATTTACCCGGGCCTTAAAGTAAGAAGCAAATTTATAAGCAAAATTTATTCCATCGCCTTCAATGACAATGTCTAAATCATAATTTTCTACTCCCAACAAAAAATCTCTTACAAATCCACCTGCAATATAAGCATTATAATTCATTTCATTAGCCATTTCCCCAATTTTTTTAAGTAAGCTTAAAATGCTATAAGATACCTTTTTTTCCATTAAATCTTTTAGATTATCTTTATCTGTCTTTTCTTGGAAAAAATCTTTATATTCATAGCTTGCTTTTTTAAGAATATCTATGATCCTTTCTTTATTAATTAAACCACATAATTTGCCATTTTCAACTACAGGTAAATTTGAAATATTGTAATCTATTAAGAACATCTTGATCTTTCTTAAGGAAGTCTTTTTGTTAATCATTACCACATTTTTATAAGTATATCCTGAGACCTTACTTCTCTTTAAGCCAAATTCATAAGCTCCAATAATATCTTGGCAGCTAACTAATCCTAAAAGATTCCTTTCTTTATCCACGACAGGCAAAATGCTCTCTTTGATATTTTTAGTCTTCTGAAAAGCTTTAGCTATTGGATCTTCCGTCTTTACTGTCCTAACCTTCTTTTTTAAGAAATCTGTAGCTACCCACTCCGAAGTGATCTCTTTTTTTAGATATCTTATTAATCTTCTTTTTACTTCCCTAAGTGATAATTCATAGAGAGTAGCTGAAGCAGCGCTTTTATGGCCTCCTCCTTCAAAATAAGAGAGGATCTTATTTAGATCAACTTTTTTCAGCCTACTCCGGGCTATTAAGTATATTTTTTTACTAATTTGAACAATTAAGAATAATAGCTTTATCTTTTCCATATCCATTATTTTATGAGCTAAGGTGGCCAATTCACTGGGATAGACTTTTCTTGAAACAGTAACTATAAAGACTTCTTCATCATTAATCACATATTTCTTTATCTTTTTGATTAAATCATTTAACAAAGAGACTTGTTCTTTGTTTAATTCTTGTTTTAGAAAATTTGAGATTAGATTTAAGTTTGCTCCATGCTTTAAGAGATAAGTGAGCATCTCTACGTCAGTCTGAGTAGTGGTAAGGTAAGTTAAAGACCCGGTGTCTTCATATATTCCTAAAGCCATAATGCTAGCTTCTAAAGGGGTTATAGTTAATCCTTTCTTTTTAATAAGACTTAACAATATAGTTACCGTAGAACCCAAGGAAACTACTCTATGGACTTTACCTTTAATATCTTTTTCTTGTGAAGGGTGGTGATCGTAAATATGTATTTCTAGATCTTTTTTAGTTAAAAGTTTTTTAAATTTTCCAATTCGATTAGGTAATCTGGTATCAACAATAATAAGTTTGGTGATTTCTTCTAAATTTATCCCTCGAGGCTTTAAGAGGGGAATACTATGAGGAAATAGCTCTAAAAATTTTCGAACATCATATTCAGTGGAGCCAGGAAGAACCAGACTTGCTTTGGGGTATAATTTAGAAGCCGCAATTAGGCTAGCTAAAGCATCGAAATCAGCATTAACATGGGTAATAATAACTTCCATTTATCCTCGAGGATGATAACGTCGGTGGATCTCTTTCATTTTTTCTTGATTGATGTGGGTATAAATTTGAGTGGTACTGATATCGGAATGGCCTAAAAGCTCTTGAACCGTCCTTAAATCAGCATTATTAGAGAGAAGATGAGTAGCAAAAGAATGTCGTAAGATATGAGGGCTAATATTTTTACTTAGCTTGGCCTTTTGGGCATATTGTTTTGTAATCTTCCAAAATCCTTGCCGAGTAAATGTTTTTCCTGCAACCGTGACAAATAAGAGATAATTACAAAGGTTGTTCTTGATCAGAATTTGACGAGGTTCTGATAGGTACTGAGTTAAGTATTTAAGAGCAATTTTTCCTATCGGAATTATTCTTTCTTTAGATCCTTTTCCTAAAACTTTTACCAAACCTACCTCTAAGTTTAAATTTCTTATATCTATAGAGATTAACTCTGAGACCCTTACGCCGGTAGCATATAAAGTTTCTAACATCGCTTTATCTCTAATCCCGATAAGGGTAGTTACATTAGGTTGATCAAGTAATCTTTCTACCTCTTCTTGAGTCAGATACTTAGGTAGTTTGCTTTCAATTTTAGGAGATTCTATAGTTTCAGTGGGGTCATAGGTAGCAATATTCTCCATCATTAAAAACTTAAAAAGGCCTTTCACGGCCACTAATTTACGAACAATACTAGAAGGTGAAATATTGTTCTTCTTTAAACTTAATAAGAAATTAATAATATCAGTAGTCTTTATTTTTTGGAAAGAGTATTGTTCGCTACCTTGGGCAAGAGAATTAATAAATTGCTCAATATCTTTTTGGTAAGCGATGATCGTATTTTTAGCCAGACCTTTTTCAACCAAGAGATAATTTAAGTAATCTTTTAAGTGTTTTTTTAAATCATTGCTCATTTGGAGTTAAATTAATTGGCTCTAAGTTAAATCTCATTAATAACTACTATAGGTGCTATAAGTATGGATTAGAAGCTTTTTCTATTCCTACTTCAGTTAAGGGACCATGTCCTGGATAAATAAAAAGATGATCTTCAAAGACTAAAATTTTTTCCTTAATAGACCTGATAAGAGTATTTAATGATCCGCCATAAAGGTCAACTCTTCCCACAGAAGATGCAAACAAAGTATCACCAGTAAATAAGACTTTATCTCCGGTTTGATTTTTTACCAAGAGAGATATTCCCCCAGGAGAGTGACCGGGAGTATAAAGAATAAGAATATCAAGATCTCCTACTCTTATGGTATCATTATCCTTTAATAGCTGATCTGCTTTAGGCAAGATTATATCTTTTCCCCAAACATAACGTGATAAATTTAAGTTTCCATCTTCCAATGAAGAAGCATCGTCTTTATGGATTAAAACCTTCAAATTATACCGTTCTTTTAATTCTTTATTTCCTTTGATATGGTCAATATGGCCATGGGTATTAATTATATAAATAGGGAAAGTTTCTTTTAATATTTTTTCTATTTCTTTAGTGACTTCACCAGGATCGACAATAAATGACTTTTTAGTCTTTTTACAAATCACTATATAGCAATTAGTAAAAAGCTCTCCTACTTCTATTTTATGAATAATCATCTTTACCTTTAGTTACAGGACTATTATTATGAATATCTATTAACTTTCAATAGCAATAGTTACCGGACCATCGTTATGAATATCGACTAACATTTTAGCTTGAAATATTCCCGTAGAAACTTTGAGTCCTTCTTTTTTAATTTTATCAATAAATTCTAAATAGAGCTTTTCAGCTTTTTCCTTAGGGGCAGCTTTAGTAAAATCAGGTCTTCTTCCTTTTCTACAATCAGCATATAAAGTAAATTGAGAAACCACTAAGATTTCTCCTTTTTCTTCTAAAACAGAATAATTAAATCTTCCTTCCTCATCTTCAAATATCCTTAAATTTATAATCTTATTGATTAAATAATCTACCTCTTTTGAAGAATCATCCATGCTTACCCCTAAAAACACTACTAACCCTCTATTTATTTTAGAAACAAATTTTTCTTCTACCAAAATAGTTGCTTCTCTTACTCTTTGAATTAAAGCTTTCATTTTACCACAGTCTACCGGCAATCATAATCATATTTCGGCCACTATCTTTAGCTTGGTATAAAGCTTGGTCTGCTTCTGATACTAAGCTTTTCTTATTTAAAGCATTGATAGGATAAGTAGCTATGCCACCACTAATAGTCACCTTAATTTGATTCTCTGAGATATCGTAAAATTGTCTTTCGGCTATGCTTTTTCTAATTCTTTCAGCAATTACATAAGCTTGATCAGTGTTACACTTGGGAAAAATAATAACAAACTCTTCGCCTCCATACCTGGCTACCGTATCTTTAGATCTTATATTAAGTTTTAAGATGGAGGCTATTTCTTCTAATACCTTATCTCCGGTAAGATGGCCATAAATATCATTTATCCGTTTAAAGTGGTCAGCATCTATTATTAATAATGATAAGGGGAGATGTAACCAATTAGCTGAATTAATCTCTTTTTCTAATTTTATATCAAGATATCTGCGATTGTAAACTTTAGTTAACTGATCTGAGAAAATTTGTTCTTCTACAGAAGAATAACGATATATCCAAACTACTAAGTAACAAAATAGTATATTCATTATTGGTTGAATAGTAGCCAACCAGACATTTTTTACCTCAAAAAAATAGATACTGGTAATTAAATAAGATAAGACGATGATTAGGACCATGAAGATACTATTCACTAACCTGAGATAAGAAGAGAAAAATCCTGTTAGAGCACCTAAAAAAATGACTATTCCCAAGGTAGCTTTTTGGCTTAAAGGAACTAAAGGCTTTTTATTGAGGATATTATAAATAATATTAGCATGAACTTCTATCCCAGGGTAAACTGGAGAAAAAGGGGTAGAGGAAAGATCGTAAAGGCCAGGAGCAGAAGCGCCAACTAATATGATTTTATCTCTAAAGAATTCCACAGGTATGTCTTCTCTTAAGATAACTTCATAAGGAATGTAACGATAGGAATATGGTGGACCTATATAATTTATGAGCATCTTACCTTCATCGCTAATAGGTATCTTTATATCTTTAATTTTTAAACATTTTTCTTCTGGGATTAATCTTATCTCTTCTTTCTTAGCCTTTAAAAATATTCTGGCTATTTCTAAAGCAAAAGAAGGATAAATATTACTTTTATATTTCATGATTAAAGGCAAGTTTCTTATAATTCCATCGCTATCAGGAGTAATGCTTACATACCCAATACCAGCGCTATTTTTTAACAAAGTAGGTATAGGGAGAGAAGAGGCATTGCTTTCAATAAGTTTAATCAGATGATTATTTTGGTAATTTTTTAAAGTATTATTACAGTTATGCTTTTTAATTAATTCTTCTTTATGATCTTCTTTATAAATTTCTTCTGTGGTTCCTTTTAGTTTTTCTTCTTTTTTTGATAAAATCATAGAATGAACTACATTTCCTGCTTTTAAAGTAGCCTTGGAAATACGCAGATCTTCTTTTAAATCTTGATCTTCCTCAATAAAGAATATATCAAAGCCAATAACCTTAGGATTTCCTTTTTTTAAATAATCTATAATTTTAGCGTGATAAGACCTTGGCCATTGTTGGAATCTCCCTAATTTTTCTAAAGAGTAGTCATTAATATCGACAATAATAATGTCTTCAAAGACAGCATTTTTATCTGGATTAGGAAGGGCAGAACCTCTTAAACGAAACCTTAAGTCTAAAGTCTTTAATTCAAAATCTTCAAAAAGGTAGATATTAGAAGTAATAAAGATTAAGATTATACTGACTAGGCAGCCTAAGCTAATTCCTACAATTCTATAACTGGTTAAAAAATTTAAAGTATACTTAATTTTTAAGAACTTCATTTTCTTGTTTTAAATAAAAAAAGCCAAACAAAAATAACCTGTTTAGCTCTAAGGATTTAATCCAAAAAGAAAGGCAATATTAAAAAAGGATGTTAATTTGTTAATTTAAAGACAACAAACAATTTATGCTTCTTCCATAGAAATACTTCTTTCGTTTTGCAGCCACTCATCAATCTTTTCTTTTTTAAATCTCCAACAGTTACCAACCTTATACGCAGGAATAAGTTTTTTCTTACACATTCTATAAATAGAAGTTTCATGCATTCTAAGATACCTAGCAATC
This bacterium DNA region includes the following protein-coding sequences:
- the xerD gene encoding site-specific tyrosine recombinase XerD produces the protein MSNDLKKHLKDYLNYLLVEKGLAKNTIIAYQKDIEQFINSLAQGSEQYSFQKIKTTDIINFLLSLKKNNISPSSIVRKLVAVKGLFKFLMMENIATYDPTETIESPKIESKLPKYLTQEEVERLLDQPNVTTLIGIRDKAMLETLYATGVRVSELISIDIRNLNLEVGLVKVLGKGSKERIIPIGKIALKYLTQYLSEPRQILIKNNLCNYLLFVTVAGKTFTRQGFWKITKQYAQKAKLSKNISPHILRHSFATHLLSNNADLRTVQELLGHSDISTTQIYTHINQEKMKEIHRRYHPRG
- the dtd gene encoding D-tyrosyl-tRNA(Tyr) deacylase — protein: MKALIQRVREATILVEEKFVSKINRGLVVFLGVSMDDSSKEVDYLINKIINLRIFEDEEGRFNYSVLEEKGEILVVSQFTLYADCRKGRRPDFTKAAPKEKAEKLYLEFIDKIKKEGLKVSTGIFQAKMLVDIHNDGPVTIAIES
- a CDS encoding helix-turn-helix domain-containing protein, yielding MKESRPTIMTVKEIARYLRMHETSIYRMCKKKLIPAYKVGNCWRFKKEKIDEWLQNERSISMEEA
- a CDS encoding CHASE2 domain-containing protein → MKFLKIKYTLNFLTSYRIVGISLGCLVSIILIFITSNIYLFEDFELKTLDLRFRLRGSALPNPDKNAVFEDIIIVDINDYSLEKLGRFQQWPRSYHAKIIDYLKKGNPKVIGFDIFFIEEDQDLKEDLRISKATLKAGNVVHSMILSKKEEKLKGTTEEIYKEDHKEELIKKHNCNNTLKNYQNNHLIKLIESNASSLPIPTLLKNSAGIGYVSITPDSDGIIRNLPLIMKYKSNIYPSFALEIARIFLKAKKEEIRLIPEEKCLKIKDIKIPISDEGKMLINYIGPPYSYRYIPYEVILREDIPVEFFRDKIILVGASAPGLYDLSSTPFSPVYPGIEVHANIIYNILNKKPLVPLSQKATLGIVIFLGALTGFFSSYLRLVNSIFMVLIIVLSYLITSIYFFEVKNVWLATIQPIMNILFCYLVVWIYRYSSVEEQIFSDQLTKVYNRRYLDIKLEKEINSANWLHLPLSLLIIDADHFKRINDIYGHLTGDKVLEEIASILKLNIRSKDTVARYGGEEFVIIFPKCNTDQAYVIAERIRKSIAERQFYDISENQIKVTISGGIATYPINALNKKSLVSEADQALYQAKDSGRNMIMIAGRLW
- a CDS encoding site-2 protease family protein; its protein translation is MEITTFFISLGIFMAAVIVHEVAHGYIAFLHGDFTAFDEGRLTINPLVHLDLVGSIILPLTLILIGAPVILGWAKPVPVNINNLRHPKRDIIYVALAGPLVNILMAIIFAVFLRLNIFDWHSFLGNLCFNGLIINLILAVFNMIPIPPLDGSKIISGLFSWKYMFRYSKLEPYGIILLFILLYFGLLTKVIWPLVVRLSSILVGGEIIGK
- a CDS encoding CBS domain-containing protein, whose product is MEVIITHVNADFDALASLIAASKLYPKASLVLPGSTEYDVRKFLELFPHSIPLLKPRGINLEEITKLIIVDTRLPNRIGKFKKLLTKKDLEIHIYDHHPSQEKDIKGKVHRVVSLGSTVTILLSLIKKKGLTITPLEASIMALGIYEDTGSLTYLTTTQTDVEMLTYLLKHGANLNLISNFLKQELNKEQVSLLNDLIKKIKKYVINDEEVFIVTVSRKVYPSELATLAHKIMDMEKIKLLFLIVQISKKIYLIARSRLKKVDLNKILSYFEGGGHKSAASATLYELSLREVKRRLIRYLKKEITSEWVATDFLKKKVRTVKTEDPIAKAFQKTKNIKESILPVVDKERNLLGLVSCQDIIGAYEFGLKRSKVSGYTYKNVVMINKKTSLRKIKMFLIDYNISNLPVVENGKLCGLINKERIIDILKKASYEYKDFFQEKTDKDNLKDLMEKKVSYSILSLLKKIGEMANEMNYNAYIAGGFVRDFLLGVENYDLDIVIEGDGINFAYKFASYFKARVNAHQKFNTAVITLPGDFKLDIATTRVEDYEYPAALPKIKKGLIKEDLKRRDFTINAMAIQLNAPYYGNLIDFFGGKRDLDRKKIRILHSLSFIDDPTRIFRAIRLEKRLNFQIEEATENFIRKAIRENLSALLSPQRVKDEIILILNEDKPFKAIKHLEKLQLLSFIHSQIKADHKLNSLLEIINKIRFDFEIVLVSNKLKVWLINFLALIDDLNDYQLNEIIKRFKFTKKETIIIKKTKEIEDKLIDILTTAEEKLLNTYLYHNLTKVTFETIFFILAKIEFLYYKEKSLLAKKRVMSFLANLQNIKPLLNGEDLKKLGVKPGPLYSKIIHSILLEKLEGSLSKKEEEIKYVLDNYVNF
- a CDS encoding MBL fold metallo-hydrolase, which produces MIIHKIEVGELFTNCYIVICKKTKKSFIVDPGEVTKEIEKILKETFPIYIINTHGHIDHIKGNKELKERYNLKVLIHKDDASSLEDGNLNLSRYVWGKDIILPKADQLLKDNDTIRVGDLDILILYTPGHSPGGISLLVKNQTGDKVLFTGDTLFASSVGRVDLYGGSLNTLIRSIKEKILVFEDHLFIYPGHGPLTEVGIEKASNPYL